One window of Nymphaea colorata isolate Beijing-Zhang1983 chromosome 11, ASM883128v2, whole genome shotgun sequence genomic DNA carries:
- the LOC116264688 gene encoding kinesin-like protein KIN-12F: MSLATVCQTLKELFPQVDDRLLKATAFEHGDDVESAVDFIVNEVLPYIAPDTDAADSQGSSTISTGLSSLGLSFSSSEDQSSKLRLESLEDFPNLATGATSTHNPTDVSNGLSLHTGFVAFEHCAENDAASECVKASTLGEETKPDSVQNVEGVFHEERFGPSESPMFNSSSRVLKNEESCEQSDNPDGMTDDWMPIRETDAAGHVNEILNIDFLEDLINEAKKNKAILLKALESVALLMKEVDIREKEAEDAKEAASVAGSEALNKAEDLKKMLARAKEANDMQAGEVYGEKSILATEARELQSRLLHMSEERDKHLSLIDEVSRDLQARIAAVDEAKAEAEQEKLRKEECASNALAEQELIMEKVVAESKQLKEQAEKNSKLREFLIDRGRIVDMLQGELSVVCEDVKLLKERSDKGLSLSSSSFLASKLGADTGYVLSSLSMSIKSQTSSSEGRGASLNCSLAGSVTKETADPLSATVEQCEETKLKISCEEMVGREEDWDEPWELLKGACHLQAEMVQQQ; encoded by the exons GTTGATGATCGTTTGCTGAAGGCTACCGCATTTGAGCATGGTGATGATGTAGAAAGTGCTGTGGATTTTATTGTTAACGAGGTACTTCCATATATAGCTCCAGACACAGATGCTGCAGATTCTCAAGGGTCCTCAACTATTTCCACTGGAC TGTCATCCCTGGGTCTCAGTTTCTCTTCTTCAGAGGACCAAAGTTCTAAATTGAGACTTGAGTCACTTGAGGATTTTCCCAATTTAGCTACTGGTGCAACATCCACTCACAATCCTACTGATGTAAGCAACGGCTTGTCTTTGCATACTGGATTTGTAGCATTTGAACATTGTGCTGAAAATGATGCTGCTTCTGAGTGTGTCAAGGCATCAACTTTGGGAGAAG AAACCAAGCCTGATTCTGTTCAGAATGTTGAGGGTGTGTTTCATGAGGAGAGATTTGGTCCATCGGAGTCTCCCATGTTTAACTCTAGCTCCAgggttttgaaaaatgaagagtCTTGTGAGCAATCTGATAATCCTGATGGTATGACTGATGATTGGATGCCCATCAGAGAGACAGATGCAGCTGGTCATGTCAATGAAATTCTTAATATTGATTTTCTAGAAGACTTAATTAACGAGGCTAAAAAGAATAAG GCCATCTTACTTAAAGCACTGGAATCGGTTGCTTTGTTGATGAAAGAGGTAGATATACGTGAGAAGGAAGCAGAAGATGCCAAAGAGGCAGCATCTGTTGCTGGCTCTGAGGCTCTCAACAAGGCTGAAGATTTAAAAAAGATGCTGGCACGTGCAAAAGAAGCAAATGACATG CAAGCTGGGGAAGTTTATGGGGAGAAGTCAATTTTGGCAACTGAAGCACGGGAACTTCAGTCACGGTTGCTCCATATGTCTGAAGAAAGAGATAAGCACCTCTCCTTAATTGATGAG GTAAGCAGGGATCTGCAAGCCAGAATAGCTGCGGTAGATGAGGCAAAAGCAGAAGCAGAGCAAGAAAAGCTAAGGAAGGAAGAATGTGCGAGTAACGCTCTTGCTGAACAGGAGCTTATCATGGAGAAAGTGGTGGCAGAGTCGAAGCAACTTAAAGAACAAGCAGAGAAGAACTCTAAG TTGCGTGAATTCCTAATTGATCGTGGGCGTATTGTTGATATGTTGCA AGGAGAACTTTCGGTAGTCTGTGAGGATGTTAAATTGCTGAAAGAAAGATCAGATAAAGGCCTAAGTCTTAGCAGCTCAAGTTTCCTTGCATCAAAATTGGGTGCCGACACAGGTTATGTATTGTCATCTTTGAGTATGTCTATCAAGAGCCAGACTTCAAGTTCTGAAGGTAGAGGGGCAAGCTTGAACTGCTCTCTGGCAGGGTCAGTGACAAAAGAAACGGCAGATCCACTCTCTGCAACTGTTGAGCAATGTGAGGAAACGAAGTTGAAGATATCTTGTGAAGAGATGGTAGGCCGAGAAGAGGATTGGGATGAACCGTGGGAGCTTCTAAAAGGCGCTTGTCATTTGCAGGCTGAAATGGTACAACAGCAGTGA